In the genome of Qipengyuania seohaensis, one region contains:
- a CDS encoding lytic murein transglycosylase: protein MTPRRIFSFLFASLLASAASPAAAQDMSFDAYLQLLIAQARAEGVSEATLQRMTAGLEPNSRVIQLDRSQPGSPTRSGYPPLAPYIATHVDDARISGGRRNYANARSELAALEQRFGVPGEILVAIWGHETAYGAVKGGFDLSQALSTLAWEGRRRELFAGEFVALMKVADKGYSRSELKGSWAGAFGNPQFLPSVYLRLAADGNGDGRADIMNSRADALASIANYFRDAGWRTGQPWGVRAYVPSGFDVDRYRTKLEAPVCSRVHERHSQYKTVEEWRALGVQPQRPLASGTMVSLFQPDGPGTPAWLLTSNYRVILEYNCSNYYAMSVGLLADEIAR, encoded by the coding sequence ATGACACCGCGCCGTATTTTCTCGTTTCTGTTCGCCAGCTTACTTGCCTCAGCAGCGTCGCCCGCTGCGGCGCAGGACATGTCCTTCGACGCTTACCTGCAGCTGCTGATCGCGCAGGCGAGGGCGGAAGGTGTTAGCGAAGCCACCCTGCAAAGGATGACCGCGGGGCTCGAGCCTAATTCTCGGGTAATTCAGCTCGACCGTTCACAGCCGGGATCGCCAACCCGCTCCGGCTATCCGCCACTGGCACCATATATCGCCACGCACGTGGACGATGCGCGAATTTCCGGGGGGCGCCGCAATTACGCCAACGCCCGGTCGGAGCTTGCCGCCCTTGAACAGCGATTCGGTGTGCCCGGAGAAATCCTGGTCGCGATATGGGGCCATGAAACCGCCTACGGCGCGGTCAAGGGCGGGTTCGATCTGTCACAGGCACTGTCCACGCTCGCCTGGGAGGGCCGCAGGCGCGAGCTTTTCGCCGGGGAGTTCGTCGCGCTTATGAAGGTGGCCGACAAGGGATATTCCCGTAGCGAACTCAAGGGAAGCTGGGCGGGTGCCTTCGGAAATCCGCAGTTCCTTCCCAGTGTTTATCTACGCTTGGCCGCTGACGGAAACGGCGATGGCCGCGCGGACATAATGAACAGTCGCGCCGACGCTCTGGCATCGATCGCGAATTACTTTCGCGACGCGGGCTGGAGGACCGGCCAGCCATGGGGTGTGCGGGCATATGTGCCATCCGGCTTCGACGTCGATCGGTATCGCACCAAGCTGGAAGCGCCGGTCTGTTCGCGCGTTCACGAACGTCACAGCCAGTATAAGACCGTCGAGGAATGGAGAGCTTTAGGTGTGCAACCCCAGCGTCCGCTGGCTTCTGGGACGATGGTTTCGTTGTTCCAGCCTGACGGTCCGGGCACGCCGGCATGGCTGCTTACGTCCAACTACCGCGTAATCCTGGAATATAACTGTTCCAACTATTACGCGATGAGCGTGGGCCTGCTCGCTGACGAGATCGCACGCTAA